Proteins from a single region of Harmonia axyridis chromosome 4, icHarAxyr1.1, whole genome shotgun sequence:
- the LOC123678763 gene encoding circadian clock-controlled protein daywake-like has product MARLIYVFVSLVVLVNSGNIPDYIHICHRSDPELTKCIRESIEFLRPQLKHGIPELTVPSIEPLFVKEVAILRGQSNNLKAFLRNINVYGASDFELTKLKVNVDKSIFRVGVKIPKLMMEGDYEIDAKILVVPIKGNGKFRANATNCEGQAILKGEVKPDEKGIRHLKFTQFIYSINFGDYNIELDNLFNGDPTLSQAAIDVLHQNKPEFIAASLPFINTKLSEILLEMANGITKNVDYDEIFPE; this is encoded by the exons ATGGCTAGgctgatttatgtttttgtttctcTGGTTGTTCTTGTGAATTCGGGAAATATAC cTGACTATATCCACATCTGCCACAGATCAGATCCGGAATTAACAAAATGTATAAGAgaatctatcgaatttttaagacCTCAGCTCAAGCATGGCATACCTGAGCTAACTGTTCCTTCAATAGAGCCATTATTTGTCAAAGAAGTTGCAATTTTGAGAGGCCAGAGCAACAACTTAAAAGCTTTCCTCAGAAATATTAATGTTTACGGCGCCAGCGATTTCGAGCTCACAAAATTAAA AGTTAACGTGGACAAAAGTATTTTCCGTGTTGGAGTGAAAATTCCAAAGCTCATGATGGAAGGTGATTATGAAATCGATGCTAAGATCCTTGTAGTACCAATAAAAGGAAATGGAAAATTCAGAGCTAATGCAA CAAACTGTGAGGGACAAGCAATCCTCAAAGGAGAAGTGAAACCAGACGAGAAAGGCATCAGGCATTTAAAATTCACCCAATTCATATACTCAATCAATTTCGGAGACTACAATATAGAACTTGATAACCTCTTCAACGGTGATCCAACTTTGA gtCAAGCAGCTATTGATGTTcttcatcaaaataagccagAATTTATTGCAGCATCACTCCCATTTATAAACACAAAATTGTCAGAAATTCTCTTGGAAATGGCCAATGGAATTACAAAAAATGTTGATTATGATGAAATTTTCCCAGAATAA
- the LOC123678762 gene encoding protein takeout isoform X2 has product MYSAVFFYLATAYFLKRCSRSDPNLNVCLQDSANYLIANMRRGIPDLGLYEPEPIVIDEIGIALGGGPDGYRATFKNIEAYGVSNTTVTAVRSDIDTYQFQYTMYIPKISAKAQYQSSGILILVQASGGGNYWGEYEGIKCKVYIKAAPRSVNGRSYLKLQQMKMDFSVKNIQMGVDNVHNGNSVIQAALNLFINSNSQELLKEMKPDLKKKLLELMTSFVENLFRNIPLDAWISD; this is encoded by the exons ATGTATAGTGCAGTGTTTTTTTATTTGGCAA CTGCTTATTTCTTGAAGAGATGTTCGAGGAGCGATCCAAACCTCAACGTCTGCCTGCAGGACTCCGCCAATTATCTCATAGCGAATATGAGACGAGGGATTCCTGATTTGGGATTGTACGAGCCTGAACCCATAGTCATTGACGAAATAGGAATAGCTTTGGGAGGTGGACCTGATGGATATCGAGCAACATTCAAAAACATCGAGGCGTACGGGGTCAGTAACACAACGGTTACTGCTGTCAG GTCGGATATAGATACTTACCAATTCCAGTATACAATGTACATACCAAAGATTTCTGCTAAAGCCCAATATCAATCTAGTGGTATCCTTATTTTAGTTCAAGCTTCTGGAGGTGGAAATTATTGGGGTGAATATG AGGGAATAAAATGCAAAGTTTACATAAAAGCTGCCCCAAGATCTGTGAATGGTCGTTCTTACCTCAAACTTCAACAGATGAAGATGGATTTCAGTgtgaaaaatatacaaatggGAGTTGATAATGTCCACAATGGAAATTCAGTTATAC AGGCAGCACTCAATCTCTTCATCAACTCTAACTCCCAAGAGCTTCTCAAAGAAATGAAACCTGACTTGAAGAAGAAACTGCTGGAGCTGATGACAAGTTTCGTAGAGAATCTGTTCAGAAACATACCATTAGATGCATGGATATCTGATTGA
- the LOC123677769 gene encoding uncharacterized protein LOC123677769 produces MAAIEDLRPFLKKGVPEHDIPSLEPLILEDLITENISGLKVRVTNVSAYGCSDFIVKYVNVNWDNRSMELNIDIPKLKINAHYIVNGKVLMVPIKGNGDIEANITDCSSQAFLQMDKYEVNGERHVRFSRVDLKVKVGGGLIRLENLFNADNNLLSFINDVVNKNLEMFLKELMPIVEKGLSRKFMEVGNNIIQPFTCSQLFPF; encoded by the exons ATGGCTGCTATTGAAGATTTAAGACCCTTTTTGAAGAAAG GAGTTCCAGAGCATGATATACCAAGCTTAGAGCCTCTAATTCTTGAAGATCTCAttactgaaaatatttctggaCTGAAGGTGAGAGTAACAAATGTTAGTGCTTATGGATGTAGTGACTTCATAGTTAAATATGTCAA TGTTAATTGGGATAACAGATCTATGGAATTGAATATAGatattccaaaattgaaaattaatgctCATTATATAGTCAATGGAAAAGTCCTGATGGTACCTATAAAAGGAAATGGTGACATAGAAGCTAATATCA CTGATTGTTCTTCGCAGGCCTTTCTTCAGATGGACAAGTATGAAGTTAATGGTGAACGCCATGTCAGATTCAGTAGAGTAGATCTCAAAGTGAAAGTAGGCGGAGGTCTGATACGTTTAGAAAATCTTTTCAATGCTGATAATAATTTAC tttctttcatCAACGATGTGGTTAACAAGAATTTGGAGATGTTTTTGAAGGAGTTGATGCCGATCGTGGAAAAGGGATTATCTAGAAAATTTATGGAAGTGGGGAACAATATTATTCAGCCATTTACCTGCAGTCAGTTATTTCCATTTTAG
- the LOC123678762 gene encoding protein takeout isoform X1: MYKLTYKVTLLFVLQFFFSGIESAYFLKRCSRSDPNLNVCLQDSANYLIANMRRGIPDLGLYEPEPIVIDEIGIALGGGPDGYRATFKNIEAYGVSNTTVTAVRSDIDTYQFQYTMYIPKISAKAQYQSSGILILVQASGGGNYWGEYEGIKCKVYIKAAPRSVNGRSYLKLQQMKMDFSVKNIQMGVDNVHNGNSVIQAALNLFINSNSQELLKEMKPDLKKKLLELMTSFVENLFRNIPLDAWISD, encoded by the exons ATGTACAAGTTGACATATAAAGTAACGTTGCTGTTTGTGCTCCAGTTTTTCTTTTCCGGTATTGAAT CTGCTTATTTCTTGAAGAGATGTTCGAGGAGCGATCCAAACCTCAACGTCTGCCTGCAGGACTCCGCCAATTATCTCATAGCGAATATGAGACGAGGGATTCCTGATTTGGGATTGTACGAGCCTGAACCCATAGTCATTGACGAAATAGGAATAGCTTTGGGAGGTGGACCTGATGGATATCGAGCAACATTCAAAAACATCGAGGCGTACGGGGTCAGTAACACAACGGTTACTGCTGTCAG GTCGGATATAGATACTTACCAATTCCAGTATACAATGTACATACCAAAGATTTCTGCTAAAGCCCAATATCAATCTAGTGGTATCCTTATTTTAGTTCAAGCTTCTGGAGGTGGAAATTATTGGGGTGAATATG AGGGAATAAAATGCAAAGTTTACATAAAAGCTGCCCCAAGATCTGTGAATGGTCGTTCTTACCTCAAACTTCAACAGATGAAGATGGATTTCAGTgtgaaaaatatacaaatggGAGTTGATAATGTCCACAATGGAAATTCAGTTATAC AGGCAGCACTCAATCTCTTCATCAACTCTAACTCCCAAGAGCTTCTCAAAGAAATGAAACCTGACTTGAAGAAGAAACTGCTGGAGCTGATGACAAGTTTCGTAGAGAATCTGTTCAGAAACATACCATTAGATGCATGGATATCTGATTGA